The DNA window TGCCGCTGGGCGATTTGATCCAGGAAGGCAATATCGGCCTGATGAAGGCGGTCAAGCGCTTCGATCCGGAAATGGGCGTGCGTCTGGTCAGCTTCGCAGTGCACTGGATTCGTGCCGAAATGCACGAGTTCATCCTGAAGAACTGGCGCATCGTCAAAGTCGCCACGACCAAGGCGCAGCGCAAGCTGTTTTTCAACCTGCGCAAGTCCAAGACGCGTCTGGGATGGCTCAATGCGTCTGAAGTTACCGCGGTCGCCAAGGATCTGAACGTCTCAGAACGTGAAGTGATGGAGATGGAGTCGCGTCTGTCCGGTCGCGATATCGGTTTCGATGCTTCGTCCGACGAAGATGATGATCACGGTCCGCCGTCACCGGTCAGCTATCTGGTAGCCAACGATGAAGACCCGTCGCAGGCTTACGAGCGTCACGACAGCGAAGACAACCAGTTGCAGCTGCTGCGCGAAGGCATGGCCGGTTTGGATACGCGCTCGCGCGACATCGTCAAGCGTCGCTGGTTGGATTCCGATTCCAAGGTGACGCTGCAGGAGCTGGCTGATGAATACGGTGTGTCGGCCGAGCGCATCCGCCAGATCGAGGCGAACGCGCTGAAGAAGATGAAGGCATTGTTTGTTGCCTGATCTCTTCGACCATGCGCCAGATGTTGCACAAACGGCCCGGATATCCGGGCCGTTTGCGTTTGTGGCGGTGGGCGCGGAGTCTATAAACGTCTGCTCCCTTGCCGATCTTGTTGCTGCGAATGAGAGCATATGCATTTACGCCATACGTGGACATTTCACTGGATCAAGTGCACTAACAAACCCCGCGCATCGCCCAGCAGACATGGCATCGGGCACTTACCCGACCAAGTAACGCTGCAGCTTCACTACTTCGGCGGCAGGCGCGCTACCGGCAGATGCCGGCCGTGGCGGATCGCCATAAGGCGCAGGCCGGAACATACGCTTGCGCCAGTCGCCTCTGTTTGGCAGCCGGCGCCACGCCCGGTACCGGGTGGCCG is part of the Xanthomonas fragariae genome and encodes:
- the rpoH gene encoding RNA polymerase sigma factor RpoH, which translates into the protein MNQTTSTALVANNLPIPSALGSLDAYIGAVHQIPVLSVDEEQNLARRFRDELDLDAARELVHSHLRFVVHVARGYNGYGLPLGDLIQEGNIGLMKAVKRFDPEMGVRLVSFAVHWIRAEMHEFILKNWRIVKVATTKAQRKLFFNLRKSKTRLGWLNASEVTAVAKDLNVSEREVMEMESRLSGRDIGFDASSDEDDDHGPPSPVSYLVANDEDPSQAYERHDSEDNQLQLLREGMAGLDTRSRDIVKRRWLDSDSKVTLQELADEYGVSAERIRQIEANALKKMKALFVA